A single window of Dermacentor albipictus isolate Rhodes 1998 colony chromosome 1, USDA_Dalb.pri_finalv2, whole genome shotgun sequence DNA harbors:
- the LOC135914368 gene encoding folate receptor gamma-like isoform X1 produces the protein MEVRVILRVLLVVLLDHCLSASADVSTCLDARNHKNEPGPESSLYGHCTPWKDRACCTEQTTHDVHHKDMYSMSLDFCEEQTGRKMSPACREHFHKDLCFYECEPNIGPWIVKVNRKIGKERFFEVPLCYSDCLAWWNDCKNDYACTPNWPRGFVFYGGSNHCPKAATCVTFEKMYSGPADFCSKVWDHSWKVVPDDTPCMHMWFNDTNGGNPNKATAEYYYLRPKPTEYPGSAANVVSAAAAQFLLLATSTAVLALGAVFQTC, from the exons ATGGAAGTTCGCGTCATTTTGAGAGTGCTGCTCGTCGTCCTGTTGGACCACTGCTTGTCGGCAAGCGCAGATGTATCGACATGCCTGGATGCTCGAAACCACAAGAACGAGCCTGGCCCGGAATCGAGCCTTTACGGTCAC TGCACGCCATGGAAGGACCGCGCCTGTTGCACAGAGCAGACGACGCACGACGTGCACCACAAGGACATGTACAGCATGTCGCTGGACTTCTGCGAAGAGCAAACCGGCCGCAAAATGTCCCCCGCCTGCCGGGAGCACTTCCACAAGGACCTCTGCTTCTACGAGTGCGAACCCAACATCGGGCCCTGGATCGTCAAG GTGAACCGCAAGATAGGCAAGGAGCGCTTCTTCGAGGTGCCGCTGTGCTACAGTGACTGCCTCGCCTGGTGGAACGACTGCAAAAACGATTACGCCTGCACCCCGAACTGGCCGAGGGGATTCGTGTTTTACGGAG GGAGCAACCATTGCCCCAAGGCAGCGACGTGCGTCACCTTCGAGAAGATGTACTCGGGCCCGGCCGACTTCTGCAGCAAG GTTTGGGACCACTCGTGGAAAGTGGTGCCGGATGACACGCCCTGCATGCACATGTGGTTCAACGACACCAACGGCGGGAACCCCAACAAAGCCACTGCCGAGTACTACTACCTACGGCCGAAGCCGACCGAGTACCCCGGGTCTGCCGCCAACGTCGTGTCGGCAGCGGCCGCTCAGTTCTTGTTGCTGGCAACTTCGACAGCTGTCCTCGCACTGGGCGCTGTGTTTCAAACTTGTTGA
- the LOC135914368 gene encoding folate receptor beta-like isoform X2, translating into MYSMSLDFCEEQTGRKMSPACREHFHKDLCFYECEPNIGPWIVKVNRKIGKERFFEVPLCYSDCLAWWNDCKNDYACTPNWPRGFVFYGGSNHCPKAATCVTFEKMYSGPADFCSKVWDHSWKVVPDDTPCMHMWFNDTNGGNPNKATAEYYYLRPKPTEYPGSAANVVSAAAAQFLLLATSTAVLALGAVFQTC; encoded by the exons ATGTACAGCATGTCGCTGGACTTCTGCGAAGAGCAAACCGGCCGCAAAATGTCCCCCGCCTGCCGGGAGCACTTCCACAAGGACCTCTGCTTCTACGAGTGCGAACCCAACATCGGGCCCTGGATCGTCAAG GTGAACCGCAAGATAGGCAAGGAGCGCTTCTTCGAGGTGCCGCTGTGCTACAGTGACTGCCTCGCCTGGTGGAACGACTGCAAAAACGATTACGCCTGCACCCCGAACTGGCCGAGGGGATTCGTGTTTTACGGAG GGAGCAACCATTGCCCCAAGGCAGCGACGTGCGTCACCTTCGAGAAGATGTACTCGGGCCCGGCCGACTTCTGCAGCAAG GTTTGGGACCACTCGTGGAAAGTGGTGCCGGATGACACGCCCTGCATGCACATGTGGTTCAACGACACCAACGGCGGGAACCCCAACAAAGCCACTGCCGAGTACTACTACCTACGGCCGAAGCCGACCGAGTACCCCGGGTCTGCCGCCAACGTCGTGTCGGCAGCGGCCGCTCAGTTCTTGTTGCTGGCAACTTCGACAGCTGTCCTCGCACTGGGCGCTGTGTTTCAAACTTGTTGA